From a region of the Carassius auratus strain Wakin unplaced genomic scaffold, ASM336829v1 scaf_tig00018136, whole genome shotgun sequence genome:
- the LOC113075967 gene encoding aurora kinase B-like isoform X1, which produces MFQRPCRVHPLTESQVCDLNTPPNPSSSTEEQHPHESTADAAEGNDEERKVMEKGKKKKKWWRLSSLFGAVKKHLKRSSNPVQGEVELQQEQEQSEGVKNQNQCKDRCSDDYTVRHNLVSDQLCEGGFDAEATRLKDDPEVSVKHLNKTDEDVEGLYTLGSPQRLPEEKDLNILANRGPDGHGCDLSTPPNPSSSTEEQHPHESTADAAEGNDQERKVMEKEKKKKKWWRVASFYGAVKKHLKRSSNPVQGEEELKQEQEQQREKVKNQKEQKARCSDDFISSHYQLGDLLGEGGFGSVYEARRLEDDLKVAVKYVNKTETYRPSLYIPGYQQHVPLEIALTILANKGPRVPEIIQLLDWKDYSDHFVMILECPSPCETLEDFVGRQGGRLNESLARRVMMQVTKAANVCCQRQVFHRDIKPSNLLINNQTLEVKLIDFGCGDILRTTVYMSYSGTATYVPPEFHIKGKYHGKPATVWSLGVLLFKIVAGYYPGFLDLHMLKLHLWSRTGLSNECCRLLRALLQIKPKNRIQLEEILSHKWFTATT; this is translated from the exons ATGTTTCAGCGACCTTGTCGAGTTCATCCGTTGACGGAGAGTCAGGTGTGTGATCTCAACACCCCCCCAAaccccagcagcagcacagaggaacaacatcctcatgagagcactgctgatgctgctgagggAAACGACGAGGAGAGGAAGGTTATGGAGAaagggaagaagaaaaagaagtggtgGAGGTTGTCTTCTTTATTTGGAGctgtgaagaaacatctgaagcGCAGCTCGAACCCAGTTCAGGGTGAAGTAGAGCTGCAGCAAGAGCAAGAGCAGAGTGAGGGAGTGAAGAACCAGAACCAGTGTAAAGACAGATGCAGTGATG ACTACACTGTCAGACACAACCTCGTGAGCGATCAGCTGTGTGAAGGTGGATTTGACGCTGAGGCGACACGTTTGAAGGATGACCCTGAA GTGTCTGTGAAACATCTTAACAAGACTGATGAAGATGTGGAAGGTTTATACACT CTTGGATCTCCACAACGTCTTCCAGAAGAGAAGGACCTCAACATCCTGGCAAATAGAGGCCCAGATGGCCACGGATGTGATCTCAGCACCCCCCCAAaccccagcagcagcacagaggaacaacatcctcatgagagcactgctgatgctgctgagggAAACGACCAGGAGAGGAAGGTgatggagaaagagaagaagaaaaagaagtggtgGAGGGTGGCCTCTTTCTACGGAGctgtgaagaaacatctgaagcgcagctcgaacccagttcagggtgaagaagagctgaagcaagagcaagagcagcagagagagaaagtgaagaaccagaaagaacagaaagccagatgcagtgatg ACTTCATTTCCAGCCactaccagctgggtgatctgctGGGTGAAGGTGGATTTGGTTCTGTGTATGAGGCGAGACGTTTGGAGGATGACCTTAAA GTGGCGGTCAAATATGTTAATAAGACCGAAACCTACAGGCCAAGTTTATACATT CCTGGATATCAGCAACATGTTCCACTGGAGATCGCCCTCACAATCCTGGCTAATAAAGGCCCCAGAGTGCCAGAGATCATCCAGCTGCTGGACTGGAAGGACTACAGTGACCATTTCGTCATGATCCTTGAATGTCCCTCTCCTTGCGAGACTTTGGAAGACTTTGTGGGGCGTCAGGGTGGACGTCTCAACGAGAGCTTAGCACGGCGAGTCATGATGCAGGTGACTAAAGCTGCGAACGTGTGCTGCCAGCGCCAAGTGTTCCACCGTGACATCAAACCGAGCAACCTTCTCATCAACAACCAGACACTTGAAGTCAAACTAATTGACTTTGGGTGTGGGGACATTCTGAGGACAACTGTCTACATGTCATACTCTG GCACAGCAACATACGTCCCTCCTGAGTTTCACATAAAGGGAAAGTACCACGGCAAGCCTGCGACGGTTTGGTCACTGGGGGttctgttatttaaaatagtggCCGGATATTATCCAGGTTTCTTAGATCTGCACATGCTCAAACTGCATCTCTGGTCCAGAACTGGTCTGTCAAACG AATGCTGCAGATTGCTCCGCGCTCTCCTGCAAATAAAGCCAAAGAACCGAATTCAGCTGGAGGAAATCCTTTCCCACAAGTGGTTTACG gcCACCACATAA
- the LOC113075967 gene encoding serine/threonine-protein kinase pim-2-like isoform X2: MFQRPCRVHPLTESQVCDLNTPPNPSSSTEEQHPHESTADAAEGNDEERKVMEKGKKKKKWWRLSSLFGAVKKHLKRSSNPVQGEVELQQEQEQSEGVKNQNQCKDRCSDDYTVRHNLVSDQLCEGGFDAEATRLKDDPELGSPQRLPEEKDLNILANRGPDGHGCDLSTPPNPSSSTEEQHPHESTADAAEGNDQERKVMEKEKKKKKWWRVASFYGAVKKHLKRSSNPVQGEEELKQEQEQQREKVKNQKEQKARCSDDFISSHYQLGDLLGEGGFGSVYEARRLEDDLKVAVKYVNKTETYRPSLYIPGYQQHVPLEIALTILANKGPRVPEIIQLLDWKDYSDHFVMILECPSPCETLEDFVGRQGGRLNESLARRVMMQVTKAANVCCQRQVFHRDIKPSNLLINNQTLEVKLIDFGCGDILRTTVYMSYSGTATYVPPEFHIKGKYHGKPATVWSLGVLLFKIVAGYYPGFLDLHMLKLHLWSRTGLSNECCRLLRALLQIKPKNRIQLEEILSHKWFTATT; this comes from the exons ATGTTTCAGCGACCTTGTCGAGTTCATCCGTTGACGGAGAGTCAGGTGTGTGATCTCAACACCCCCCCAAaccccagcagcagcacagaggaacaacatcctcatgagagcactgctgatgctgctgagggAAACGACGAGGAGAGGAAGGTTATGGAGAaagggaagaagaaaaagaagtggtgGAGGTTGTCTTCTTTATTTGGAGctgtgaagaaacatctgaagcGCAGCTCGAACCCAGTTCAGGGTGAAGTAGAGCTGCAGCAAGAGCAAGAGCAGAGTGAGGGAGTGAAGAACCAGAACCAGTGTAAAGACAGATGCAGTGATG ACTACACTGTCAGACACAACCTCGTGAGCGATCAGCTGTGTGAAGGTGGATTTGACGCTGAGGCGACACGTTTGAAGGATGACCCTGAA CTTGGATCTCCACAACGTCTTCCAGAAGAGAAGGACCTCAACATCCTGGCAAATAGAGGCCCAGATGGCCACGGATGTGATCTCAGCACCCCCCCAAaccccagcagcagcacagaggaacaacatcctcatgagagcactgctgatgctgctgagggAAACGACCAGGAGAGGAAGGTgatggagaaagagaagaagaaaaagaagtggtgGAGGGTGGCCTCTTTCTACGGAGctgtgaagaaacatctgaagcgcagctcgaacccagttcagggtgaagaagagctgaagcaagagcaagagcagcagagagagaaagtgaagaaccagaaagaacagaaagccagatgcagtgatg ACTTCATTTCCAGCCactaccagctgggtgatctgctGGGTGAAGGTGGATTTGGTTCTGTGTATGAGGCGAGACGTTTGGAGGATGACCTTAAA GTGGCGGTCAAATATGTTAATAAGACCGAAACCTACAGGCCAAGTTTATACATT CCTGGATATCAGCAACATGTTCCACTGGAGATCGCCCTCACAATCCTGGCTAATAAAGGCCCCAGAGTGCCAGAGATCATCCAGCTGCTGGACTGGAAGGACTACAGTGACCATTTCGTCATGATCCTTGAATGTCCCTCTCCTTGCGAGACTTTGGAAGACTTTGTGGGGCGTCAGGGTGGACGTCTCAACGAGAGCTTAGCACGGCGAGTCATGATGCAGGTGACTAAAGCTGCGAACGTGTGCTGCCAGCGCCAAGTGTTCCACCGTGACATCAAACCGAGCAACCTTCTCATCAACAACCAGACACTTGAAGTCAAACTAATTGACTTTGGGTGTGGGGACATTCTGAGGACAACTGTCTACATGTCATACTCTG GCACAGCAACATACGTCCCTCCTGAGTTTCACATAAAGGGAAAGTACCACGGCAAGCCTGCGACGGTTTGGTCACTGGGGGttctgttatttaaaatagtggCCGGATATTATCCAGGTTTCTTAGATCTGCACATGCTCAAACTGCATCTCTGGTCCAGAACTGGTCTGTCAAACG AATGCTGCAGATTGCTCCGCGCTCTCCTGCAAATAAAGCCAAAGAACCGAATTCAGCTGGAGGAAATCCTTTCCCACAAGTGGTTTACG gcCACCACATAA